The following are from one region of the Abiotrophia defectiva ATCC 49176 genome:
- a CDS encoding ABC transporter ATP-binding protein, protein MTIRVAGLASGYRQVPVIQDINFQIEWGQIVALIGLNGAGKSTLLKTILGLLKPQAGTVTLDGLSLQENHQAFASQLAYVPETPILYEALTLREHLELTALGYGLDPTVVMERAQPLLKLFRLDKQLDWFPTHFSKGMKQKVMIVCALVSDAKFLIIDEPFLGLDPLAIQQFKDILQTRAQAGCAILLTTHVLGLVENLADSYLMMQAGRLYAQGTLADLQVALEAPGASLDQLYIQMASREVTA, encoded by the coding sequence ATGACAATTCGTGTAGCTGGATTGGCCAGTGGTTACCGCCAGGTGCCGGTCATCCAAGACATTAACTTCCAGATTGAGTGGGGCCAAATTGTAGCCTTAATTGGGCTCAATGGGGCGGGTAAATCCACCCTGCTCAAGACCATCTTGGGTCTGCTCAAGCCCCAGGCTGGGACGGTTACCCTGGATGGCCTCAGCCTGCAGGAAAACCATCAGGCCTTCGCTAGCCAGCTGGCCTATGTGCCTGAGACGCCCATTCTCTATGAGGCTCTGACCTTGCGCGAGCATCTGGAACTGACGGCCCTGGGCTATGGCCTGGACCCGACAGTCGTGATGGAGCGGGCTCAACCCCTACTCAAACTCTTCCGCTTGGACAAGCAGTTGGATTGGTTCCCGACTCACTTTTCTAAGGGTATGAAGCAAAAGGTCATGATTGTCTGCGCCTTGGTCTCCGATGCCAAATTCCTGATTATTGACGAGCCTTTCTTGGGCTTGGACCCTTTGGCCATTCAGCAATTCAAGGACATTCTCCAGACCCGCGCCCAAGCCGGCTGCGCCATCCTCTTGACCACTCACGTCCTAGGCTTGGTGGAAAATCTAGCCGACTCTTACCTCATGATGCAGGCGGGTCGCCTCTATGCTCAGGGTACCCTAGCGGACTTGCAAGTAGCCCTAGAAGCGCCTGGTGCTAGTCTGGATCAACTCTATATCCAAATGGCCAGTCGCGAGGTGACGGCATGA
- the coaBC gene encoding bifunctional phosphopantothenoylcysteine decarboxylase/phosphopantothenate--cysteine ligase CoaBC — MLENVKIGVFVMGGIAAYKVPELVRQLIKKGAQVQVAMTQSAQEFVTPLTLQVLTKRQVLTHTFDEREPSQVQHVAMADWCDLALVVPATANGLAKMAHGLADDVVTTTLLAVTAPVLVVPAMNVHMYENPATQRNLAQLRADGLTIMEPDTGFLAEGYEGKGRLPELHRIVAQVERLYARTHLPQSLAGKQVIVSAGGTRERIDPVRYISNDSSGKMGYAMAQAADWLGATVTLVSTSQSLLPPEGVQVHEVASAQELAQAMTSHYDQMDYVVMAAAVSDYRVKHPHDQKIKKVAGQTDWQLDLVENPDILAQLGQTKRQQVLIGFAAETQNLLEHARAKLSKKGADWLIANDVSNPAIGFNSDKNQVYVLGAQGQEVLLPQQSKTSLALAAWQVILAEGEETL; from the coding sequence GTGTTAGAAAATGTAAAAATCGGTGTCTTTGTCATGGGGGGCATCGCGGCCTATAAGGTACCAGAACTGGTCCGCCAGTTAATTAAAAAGGGTGCCCAAGTTCAGGTGGCCATGACCCAGTCGGCCCAGGAATTTGTGACGCCACTGACCTTGCAGGTCCTGACCAAACGCCAGGTCCTCACCCATACTTTTGACGAGCGGGAGCCAAGCCAAGTCCAACATGTGGCCATGGCTGACTGGTGCGACCTAGCCTTGGTGGTGCCAGCCACAGCCAATGGTCTGGCTAAGATGGCGCACGGCTTGGCAGATGATGTGGTGACCACCACCCTCTTGGCAGTAACGGCCCCCGTTCTGGTGGTGCCGGCCATGAATGTCCACATGTACGAGAACCCCGCGACCCAGCGCAACCTGGCCCAGCTGCGAGCAGATGGCCTGACCATTATGGAGCCTGACACAGGTTTCTTAGCGGAAGGCTATGAAGGCAAAGGCCGCCTACCTGAACTCCATCGAATCGTGGCCCAAGTCGAGCGCCTCTATGCCCGGACCCATTTGCCTCAAAGTTTAGCCGGCAAGCAGGTCATTGTCTCGGCTGGTGGTACTCGCGAGCGCATTGACCCAGTCCGTTACATCAGCAACGATTCGTCTGGCAAAATGGGCTATGCCATGGCCCAGGCGGCTGACTGGTTGGGGGCGACTGTCACCCTGGTCTCCACCAGCCAAAGCCTCCTGCCACCAGAAGGCGTCCAAGTCCATGAGGTGGCGTCAGCCCAAGAATTGGCCCAGGCCATGACCTCTCACTATGACCAAATGGACTATGTCGTCATGGCTGCAGCCGTCAGCGACTACCGGGTCAAGCATCCTCATGATCAGAAAATTAAGAAAGTGGCCGGTCAGACGGACTGGCAACTAGACCTAGTCGAAAACCCAGATATTTTGGCCCAACTAGGCCAGACCAAGCGCCAGCAAGTCCTAATAGGCTTTGCGGCGGAAACCCAGAATTTGCTAGAACATGCCCGAGCTAAGTTAAGCAAGAAAGGGGCCGACTGGCTCATCGCCAATGATGTGTCCAACCCGGCCATCGGCTTCAACTCCGATAAGAACCAGGTCTATGTCCTGGGGGCTCAGGGTCAGGAAGTTCTCCTGCCCCAACAGTCCAAGACCAGCCTAGCCTTGGCAGCCTGGCAAGTGATTCTAGCTGAAGGAGAAGAGACACTATGA
- a CDS encoding NAD(P)H-dependent oxidoreductase, translating into MTMQTTIVYAHPYEGSLNHAILERLVATLEAKGHPVTVLDLYADQFNPVLSAADLAVYGEGKTTDPQVERYVQILDQTEQIIFIYPIWWYDMPAIMRGFLDKVLLPKSAFETENQRLLASRQVRKTYIFTTSAASTEDLEQVFGDPIRGTTMAGTFKDVGFLNPIWYNLGGIGHISQEEIDVYLATLSSRV; encoded by the coding sequence ATGACCATGCAAACGACCATTGTTTACGCCCACCCCTATGAGGGCAGTCTCAACCATGCTATTTTGGAGCGCCTAGTCGCCACCCTAGAAGCCAAGGGCCACCCGGTGACCGTACTCGACCTCTATGCTGACCAGTTCAATCCGGTTCTGTCGGCCGCGGACTTAGCCGTCTACGGGGAAGGCAAAACGACCGATCCCCAGGTAGAGCGCTATGTCCAAATTTTGGACCAGACAGAGCAAATTATCTTCATCTATCCTATTTGGTGGTATGACATGCCCGCCATTATGCGGGGCTTCCTGGATAAGGTGCTGCTGCCTAAGTCGGCCTTCGAGACCGAAAATCAACGCCTCCTAGCCAGCCGCCAGGTGCGCAAGACCTACATTTTCACGACTTCAGCCGCTTCTACAGAAGACCTGGAGCAGGTCTTTGGCGACCCCATTCGGGGCACGACCATGGCCGGCACCTTCAAGGATGTGGGCTTCCTCAATCCTATTTGGTACAATCTGGGCGGCATCGGCCATATCAGCCAGGAGGAGATTGACGTCTATCTGGCAACCTTGTCCAGTCGCGTTTAA
- a CDS encoding QueT transporter family protein, giving the protein MNNHLKPSWLSWPNWKDSRELTRAGLVAGLYIVLTFLTLPYSFGLIQFRLAETLNFTSLYNKRYVYALTLGVFIVNAYQYGPVDMIVGSLQTLLFLWLARWIGDLVVAFFAKGASTKIQTIIRYAVLTLVFSLSMFVIALEMVVVGVAEAGFWAAYTQLFTSELVMLTLGSVIMYYVSQRVDLER; this is encoded by the coding sequence ATGAATAACCATCTTAAACCTAGTTGGCTAAGCTGGCCCAACTGGAAGGACAGCCGTGAGCTGACCCGCGCAGGCTTAGTCGCCGGCCTCTATATCGTTTTGACTTTCCTGACCCTGCCTTATTCTTTTGGCTTGATTCAATTCCGCTTGGCAGAGACGCTTAACTTCACCAGTCTCTATAACAAGCGCTATGTTTACGCCTTGACCTTAGGGGTCTTCATCGTCAACGCCTATCAATATGGACCTGTTGACATGATCGTCGGCTCCTTGCAGACCTTACTCTTCCTCTGGCTAGCACGCTGGATTGGGGACTTGGTTGTGGCGTTTTTTGCCAAAGGGGCATCCACTAAGATCCAAACCATTATACGTTACGCTGTCTTGACTCTGGTCTTCTCCCTATCCATGTTTGTCATTGCCTTAGAGATGGTGGTGGTAGGCGTAGCAGAAGCTGGCTTCTGGGCAGCCTACACACAACTCTTCACTAGCGAATTGGTTATGTTGACACTAGGCTCCGTTATCATGTACTATGTCAGCCAACGTGTGGATCTTGAACGCTAA
- a CDS encoding nucleoside 2-deoxyribosyltransferase produces MPHLYFASPLFTEMERAFNAQVVANLRAQVPDLTVFLPQEQEAINDKNAYADSQMIARYDTEAVLKSDVLVAVLDGQIIDPGVASEIGIAYQAGIPVVGLYTDVRQQGGSHPEKLKALQDVAESQFSYVNLYTTGLIKLRGEIVTASADLPAAVQRQLAQVAK; encoded by the coding sequence ATGCCCCATCTATACTTTGCCAGCCCCCTCTTCACCGAAATGGAGCGTGCCTTCAACGCCCAAGTGGTTGCTAATCTACGTGCCCAAGTTCCTGACCTAACTGTCTTCCTGCCCCAAGAGCAAGAAGCCATTAACGATAAAAATGCCTACGCCGATTCCCAAATGATTGCCCGCTACGATACGGAAGCCGTCCTCAAGAGCGATGTCCTGGTGGCCGTTCTAGATGGTCAGATTATCGACCCAGGCGTAGCCTCTGAAATCGGCATTGCCTACCAAGCTGGCATCCCGGTTGTGGGCCTCTATACCGACGTCCGCCAACAAGGGGGCAGCCACCCTGAAAAACTCAAGGCCTTACAAGACGTCGCCGAGTCTCAATTTAGCTATGTCAACCTCTACACGACCGGCCTCATTAAGCTAAGAGGCGAGATTGTGACGGCTTCTGCTGACCTACCGGCCGCTGTCCAACGTCAACTGGCTCAAGTTGCCAAATAA
- a CDS encoding ABC-F family ATP-binding cassette domain-containing protein, whose protein sequence is MINVSNVSLLFSDRKLFDDVNITFTPGNCYGVIGANGAGKSTFLKILAGDIAPTTGNVSMDPHERLAVLSQNHYGFEDFTVIETVMMGHKELYDIMKEKDAIYAKEDFSDEDGVRAGELEAAFAEMGGWEAEAEASNMLQGLGLGKDLHYSYMRELIEADKIKVLLAQALFGKPDNLLLDEPTNGLDAAAIEWLSDFILNFPNTVIVVSHDRHFLNTVCTHMADVDFGKIKLYVGNYDFWLQSSQLAAKMAADQNAKKEEKIKELQAFIARFSANASKSKQATSRKKMLDKITLDDIQPSSRRYPFVGFTPEREIGNDLLRVEGLSKTIDGEKVLDNITFTLRRDDKVAFLSRNDIALSAFFDIIMGKMEADSGSFEWGVTTSQTYLPKNSGDEFDDVHLTIVDWLRQYASKEESDNTFLRSFLGRMLFSGEDVMKEVNVLSGGEKVRCMLSKMMLSKANVLVLDQPTNHLDLESITALNDGLIKFKGAILMASHDYEVLNTTCNRVIELTPNGAFDRIDTTYEEYLENKDVQQRVNDLYQGK, encoded by the coding sequence ATGATCAACGTTTCAAACGTGAGCTTACTCTTTTCAGATCGTAAATTATTCGACGATGTGAATATTACCTTCACCCCTGGCAACTGCTACGGGGTTATTGGGGCCAACGGGGCAGGTAAATCTACCTTCCTGAAAATCTTGGCCGGCGATATCGCGCCAACTACCGGGAATGTCTCCATGGATCCCCATGAGCGCCTGGCAGTCCTCAGCCAGAACCACTATGGTTTCGAAGACTTCACTGTCATCGAGACCGTGATGATGGGTCACAAGGAACTCTATGACATTATGAAAGAAAAAGACGCCATCTACGCTAAGGAAGACTTCAGCGACGAAGACGGTGTCCGCGCCGGCGAATTGGAAGCTGCCTTTGCTGAAATGGGCGGTTGGGAAGCCGAAGCCGAAGCTAGCAACATGCTGCAAGGCTTAGGTCTTGGCAAGGATCTTCACTACAGCTACATGCGCGAGCTGATTGAAGCCGACAAGATTAAGGTACTCTTAGCCCAAGCCCTCTTTGGCAAGCCAGACAACTTGCTCTTAGACGAGCCGACTAACGGTCTGGACGCGGCCGCTATTGAGTGGCTGAGCGACTTTATCTTGAACTTCCCTAACACGGTCATCGTGGTTTCCCACGACCGTCACTTCTTGAACACGGTCTGCACCCACATGGCCGATGTGGACTTCGGGAAAATCAAGCTCTATGTCGGTAACTACGACTTCTGGCTCCAATCCAGCCAATTGGCTGCTAAAATGGCCGCTGACCAAAACGCTAAGAAGGAAGAAAAGATTAAAGAACTCCAAGCCTTCATCGCCCGCTTCTCAGCTAACGCTTCTAAATCCAAACAAGCGACTTCCCGTAAGAAGATGCTGGATAAGATCACCCTGGATGACATTCAACCATCCTCCCGTCGTTACCCATTCGTAGGCTTCACGCCAGAACGCGAAATCGGCAATGACTTACTACGGGTAGAAGGCCTCAGCAAAACCATCGATGGCGAGAAGGTCCTAGACAACATTACCTTCACCCTCCGTCGCGATGACAAAGTAGCCTTCCTCAGCCGTAACGACATCGCCCTCTCTGCCTTCTTCGACATTATCATGGGCAAGATGGAAGCCGATAGCGGTAGCTTCGAGTGGGGCGTGACTACCAGTCAAACCTACCTGCCTAAGAACTCTGGCGACGAATTTGACGACGTGCACTTAACCATCGTGGACTGGCTCCGTCAATACGCTAGCAAGGAAGAGAGCGACAACACCTTCTTGCGTAGCTTCTTAGGTCGTATGCTCTTCTCTGGTGAAGACGTGATGAAGGAAGTCAATGTCTTATCCGGGGGCGAAAAGGTTCGCTGCATGCTGTCTAAGATGATGCTGTCCAAGGCTAACGTCTTGGTATTGGACCAACCAACCAACCACTTAGACTTGGAATCTATCACCGCACTTAACGACGGCCTAATTAAGTTCAAGGGCGCCATCCTCATGGCTTCCCACGACTACGAGGTCCTCAACACCACCTGTAACCGGGTCATCGAGTTGACGCCTAACGGGGCCTTCGACCGCATTGACACCACCTATGAAGAATACTTGGAAAACAAGGACGTGCAACAACGCGTTAATGACTTGTACCAAGGCAAATAA
- a CDS encoding helix-turn-helix domain-containing protein, producing MKKNVCPQQLGTIFRELRLSKGMTLEEASKGIVSLPFLSKFERGEHEITSNKFIRLLSRLNISYREFELILGHLEGYSQTAFLQQLSTALVNNDLALLNQLYDDQKILLKQYSDSRFEHNLIIISQYINLLNGLSFEPHKIKKITDYLYRVEEWGEYELVLFGNSLNFITIEKMYNLSKIAINRSAMFSKSPKHVNELSIIIGNIIHTLIENEHFDGLNNLFIQAENLLSGTDNFAEINRINFYKGIYLLVQGNYDKGLSISQQAISILNQMRRPDLAREYKDFLGQYIER from the coding sequence ATGAAGAAAAATGTTTGCCCTCAGCAACTAGGAACTATCTTTAGAGAACTAAGACTATCGAAAGGAATGACCCTTGAAGAAGCATCTAAAGGGATTGTATCTTTGCCCTTCTTATCAAAATTTGAGCGCGGTGAACACGAAATTACTTCTAACAAGTTCATACGTTTACTCTCTAGACTTAATATTTCATACCGAGAGTTCGAATTAATATTAGGCCATTTAGAGGGATATTCTCAGACGGCATTTCTTCAACAATTAAGCACCGCTCTAGTAAATAATGATCTCGCACTACTCAATCAACTATACGATGACCAAAAGATACTTTTGAAGCAGTATAGTGATAGTCGATTCGAACATAATCTCATTATAATTAGCCAGTACATCAATCTCTTGAACGGCTTATCATTTGAGCCACATAAAATTAAGAAAATCACTGATTATCTTTACCGGGTGGAGGAGTGGGGAGAATATGAGCTTGTCTTATTTGGCAATAGCCTAAATTTTATTACTATTGAGAAAATGTATAATCTGAGCAAAATTGCTATTAATCGCTCAGCTATGTTTTCCAAATCTCCAAAGCACGTTAATGAACTAAGCATTATCATCGGCAATATCATCCATACACTCATCGAAAATGAACACTTTGACGGCCTGAATAATTTATTTATCCAAGCAGAAAACCTATTAAGTGGGACGGACAATTTTGCAGAAATTAATCGCATTAATTTTTATAAGGGAATCTACCTACTAGTTCAAGGCAACTACGATAAAGGACTCTCTATTTCTCAACAGGCTATTTCCATTCTTAATCAGATGCGTAGACCGGATTTAGCACGTGAATACAAGGATTTCCTAGGTCAATACATTGAGAGATAA
- a CDS encoding MFS transporter, whose product MNRNFKKLWAGRLLSNFGDSIYSLTVSWYLIQATHEIFWVGVLNALIYLPTLFEFLVGHIVDRHKKKTLLIALEIGQAFGSLLLFLLLLLNIDFPLLLCISAFLCSLFGMNTYTTQDAFLPLLVAKEDMDKSQSYMIMAYQMSDYLFNGLIGFALKVIHPLFLIATSVASFVGSASIFNTIAIDEEIPKVDSESKIDWLEGFKLLKKYQMPLWLMLGETIANIMFSGLSIYIVQLAEEWNDPVFLGFFGVCTSIGVVIGSALITTKALDSYSRSTKMILGSLFYGIFMFLASLLTKNPIVLLFMVGLSSVFLGFNYTVHNPLILEFVPEQFLGRVLSAKSTIAVGIMPLASLAWGALANYIPSHTFFVLFGLSYMLIALIYILVFPRLKSQIL is encoded by the coding sequence ATGAATCGTAATTTCAAGAAGCTATGGGCAGGCCGACTATTAAGTAACTTTGGCGATAGTATATACTCACTAACTGTATCATGGTATCTCATACAAGCCACTCATGAGATTTTCTGGGTGGGGGTATTAAATGCCCTCATATACTTACCTACACTCTTCGAATTCTTAGTTGGACATATTGTTGACCGCCATAAGAAAAAGACCCTTCTTATCGCATTAGAAATCGGGCAAGCCTTTGGCTCTTTGTTACTCTTTTTATTGTTACTACTTAATATAGACTTCCCTCTATTATTATGTATTTCTGCCTTTCTATGCAGCTTATTTGGGATGAATACCTATACGACGCAAGACGCATTTTTACCACTCCTGGTTGCTAAAGAAGATATGGATAAGTCTCAATCATACATGATAATGGCTTATCAAATGTCTGATTACTTATTTAATGGTTTGATTGGTTTTGCTCTCAAAGTTATCCATCCTTTATTCCTAATAGCCACCTCTGTTGCCTCCTTTGTGGGATCTGCAAGTATTTTTAACACTATTGCTATTGATGAAGAAATCCCAAAAGTAGATTCTGAATCAAAAATCGATTGGCTAGAAGGTTTTAAGTTACTTAAAAAATATCAGATGCCTCTCTGGCTTATGCTTGGAGAGACAATTGCAAATATCATGTTTTCTGGTTTATCTATTTACATAGTGCAGCTTGCAGAAGAATGGAATGACCCTGTTTTCTTAGGTTTTTTCGGGGTCTGCACTTCCATAGGAGTCGTAATCGGTAGTGCTTTAATCACCACAAAAGCATTGGACTCCTATTCGCGTTCAACCAAGATGATTTTAGGCTCGTTATTCTATGGCATTTTTATGTTCTTAGCAAGTCTTCTAACAAAAAATCCTATCGTACTACTCTTTATGGTAGGTTTATCTTCTGTCTTCCTAGGATTTAACTACACCGTCCATAATCCATTAATTTTAGAGTTTGTTCCTGAACAATTCTTGGGACGAGTCTTGTCGGCAAAAAGTACTATAGCAGTGGGTATTATGCCACTAGCTTCTCTAGCGTGGGGGGCTTTAGCAAACTATATTCCAAGTCACACCTTTTTCGTACTATTTGGTCTATCCTATATGCTGATTGCATTGATTTATATACTTGTTTTCCCCCGCCTTAAGTCCCAAATACTCTAA
- a CDS encoding ABC transporter ATP-binding protein has product MKHKYLWSTLVCITLVAVLNIVFNYRIQYILNAVVAQDYGQFSYQIMVTAIIILGMLLVEYGRQVLNARYLNSQGFRLHGTLLSRILTLRPRAIEQDVAHYLSQVTNDIEEVKSLHYDTLLSVYQGTISFLIAAVALLSLNWVTAVWIFIASVVPLVLPLLFQRIRARIEQDYLSRKSAYSRRFVNYLQNFGLLRNHQSEREYSEDLIRDYADINRIANTKSSYSALVNVLAGLGFYATTLVILWIGGLQVLEGQLTVGGLTSIYSISLELVLPIQLLISALSDLSAIQDTKHQLEQEPVMETLVVECSANQPVVAVRQLEQPPLFQGLNLTLQPGKRYLLTGKSGIGKTSLVALLTGDVIAPTGTVLLDKCSLDQLTYEQIQHYIAYVPQKAQMLWGSMWDNITLRQMCDEEEVMRLIQAFGLGDRFPDVRHLKQEQYNEESALSGGQKQRIALIRALLQHKPILIVDEGLSALDPESFKQAENLLLGWPRLTLLHISHHSDQTSAHRYDAVFVLEDGQIVRSR; this is encoded by the coding sequence ATGAAACATAAGTATTTATGGTCGACCTTAGTCTGTATCACGTTAGTAGCAGTGCTGAATATTGTATTCAATTACCGTATTCAGTACATTCTTAATGCAGTGGTCGCGCAAGATTATGGGCAGTTCTCTTATCAGATAATGGTGACAGCCATCATTATTTTGGGGATGTTATTGGTTGAATATGGGAGACAAGTTTTGAACGCTCGCTATCTAAATAGTCAAGGATTTAGGTTGCATGGAACCTTGCTATCACGTATTTTGACTTTGAGACCACGAGCGATTGAACAAGATGTGGCCCACTACCTCTCACAAGTGACGAATGATATTGAAGAGGTCAAGAGCCTCCATTATGATACGCTCTTATCTGTTTACCAAGGGACGATTTCATTTTTGATTGCTGCTGTCGCTTTGCTCAGTCTAAACTGGGTGACGGCTGTATGGATTTTCATTGCCTCTGTGGTTCCACTTGTGCTACCGCTGTTGTTCCAAAGGATAAGAGCTAGAATAGAACAAGACTATCTGTCCCGTAAATCAGCTTATAGCCGGCGTTTCGTTAATTATTTACAGAATTTCGGTCTCCTGCGTAACCACCAAAGCGAACGGGAATATTCAGAAGATCTGATCCGTGACTATGCTGACATAAATCGTATTGCTAATACAAAATCATCCTATAGTGCACTCGTGAATGTCCTAGCAGGATTAGGGTTTTACGCAACGACCTTGGTAATCTTGTGGATTGGTGGGCTTCAAGTGTTGGAGGGGCAGTTGACTGTAGGCGGGCTGACGTCCATATATAGTATTTCGCTCGAATTGGTATTACCCATTCAGTTGTTGATTAGTGCCTTGAGCGACTTATCAGCGATACAAGATACCAAGCATCAGCTTGAGCAGGAACCAGTCATGGAAACGCTCGTGGTTGAATGTTCAGCCAATCAACCTGTGGTGGCAGTGCGCCAGCTTGAACAGCCGCCACTCTTCCAAGGGCTTAACCTAACCCTTCAACCGGGTAAGCGCTACTTATTAACGGGGAAAAGCGGTATTGGAAAGACCAGCTTAGTGGCTCTTTTGACAGGAGACGTAATCGCTCCTACAGGGACGGTCTTGTTAGATAAGTGTTCCTTAGACCAGTTGACTTACGAGCAAATTCAACATTACATTGCCTATGTACCACAAAAAGCTCAGATGTTATGGGGGAGTATGTGGGATAACATTACGCTACGTCAGATGTGTGATGAAGAAGAAGTCATGCGACTCATTCAAGCCTTCGGGTTAGGCGACCGCTTCCCTGACGTGCGCCATCTTAAGCAAGAGCAATATAACGAAGAAAGTGCCTTGTCGGGTGGACAGAAGCAACGTATCGCCTTAATCCGAGCACTTTTGCAGCATAAGCCGATTTTAATTGTGGATGAGGGACTATCGGCCTTGGATCCAGAGTCATTTAAGCAAGCAGAAAATCTCTTGTTAGGCTGGCCTAGGCTCACTTTGTTACACATCTCTCATCACTCAGATCAAACGAGTGCTCATCGCTATGATGCGGTATTTGTGCTAGAGGATGGGCAGATTGTGCGCTCTAGATAA
- a CDS encoding serine hydrolase: MSQPTRAQYRSNHKGQKAPKKTRTEQAPGSYKHYYLLALGLVAGLVLVAAAFFLWLMPQMKQSTERSHLARAANWVDTYTVDLDPQREVLVEDLRQVDIQPENQAPSAQYFTKQELDKRTETSFARRVRQVTDTDANGFAWYWGQQQEEYLYRHGRPYTGWVGQPGSEWTYYKDGRLDQQATIDKETARLRADEATFIQSFVPSYQARFVYLKAKSESMYYVDRQSIRYSILNRGRDGLLLSNFPGQPNSYFLANTNKYADIPMEVTEEAVVDNQTWLHVAIGYQDLGWIRQDLTYQDYVLTNYSERKLIDTVQQIMREEIDSMGIMAGASFVDNETMAQVDVDNQIFFPASTQKIYVLTELYRQYKEGKLQPSQTMAMEGSNIVPGAGHINESPAGTVYSLDELVDYVAIYSDNTAANMLIEAVGGGGIVTQHAHELGMLDTYLEGKYYQNDNGRFQTTPDNAARLFAKLANHELNGEPWDSMLIDKLRLNSHSFLRTYLYETDSWNKSGLGAPEQNDVATFVTQYGSYSIAVYTNSWSDYDARFDQVGRLSQRVYEAFNQIRSDLWHPYDPEQGFYR; the protein is encoded by the coding sequence TTGAGTCAACCAACACGGGCTCAGTACCGTTCCAATCATAAGGGCCAGAAGGCGCCTAAGAAGACGCGGACAGAGCAGGCGCCTGGCTCCTATAAGCATTACTATTTATTAGCCCTAGGCCTGGTAGCGGGTCTGGTGCTAGTGGCAGCAGCCTTTTTCCTCTGGCTCATGCCGCAAATGAAGCAATCAACCGAGCGCTCGCACTTGGCGCGGGCGGCCAACTGGGTGGATACCTATACGGTGGACCTGGATCCCCAGCGGGAGGTATTGGTTGAGGACCTGCGTCAGGTCGACATTCAACCTGAAAACCAAGCGCCTAGCGCCCAGTATTTTACTAAGCAAGAATTAGATAAACGTACCGAGACCTCCTTCGCCCGGCGGGTTCGTCAGGTGACCGATACGGATGCCAATGGCTTTGCCTGGTATTGGGGCCAGCAGCAGGAGGAATACCTCTATCGCCATGGCCGGCCTTATACGGGCTGGGTTGGCCAACCTGGTAGTGAGTGGACCTACTATAAGGATGGCCGCCTAGACCAGCAGGCAACCATCGACAAGGAAACGGCTCGACTACGGGCTGATGAGGCGACCTTTATCCAGTCCTTCGTGCCCAGTTATCAAGCCCGCTTTGTCTACCTCAAGGCTAAGAGTGAATCGATGTATTATGTGGACCGCCAGTCCATTCGTTATTCCATTCTCAACCGCGGCCGGGATGGGCTCTTACTATCCAACTTCCCCGGCCAGCCTAATTCCTACTTTCTAGCCAATACCAACAAGTATGCGGACATTCCTATGGAAGTGACCGAGGAAGCGGTAGTCGATAACCAGACCTGGCTCCATGTGGCCATTGGCTATCAAGACTTGGGCTGGATTCGTCAGGATTTGACCTATCAAGACTATGTCTTAACCAACTATAGCGAACGTAAGCTCATTGACACCGTCCAGCAAATCATGCGCGAGGAAATCGACAGCATGGGCATTATGGCGGGGGCTTCCTTCGTCGATAATGAGACCATGGCCCAAGTGGATGTGGATAATCAAATCTTCTTCCCAGCCAGCACGCAGAAAATCTATGTCTTGACCGAGCTTTACCGCCAGTACAAGGAAGGCAAGCTCCAACCAAGCCAGACCATGGCTATGGAAGGTTCTAACATTGTGCCAGGTGCCGGCCATATTAATGAGTCACCGGCTGGGACGGTTTACAGCCTAGACGAGCTCGTCGATTATGTGGCCATCTATAGTGATAACACGGCGGCTAATATGCTGATTGAAGCCGTAGGTGGTGGGGGCATCGTGACCCAGCACGCCCATGAGTTGGGCATGTTGGATACCTATCTGGAAGGTAAGTACTACCAGAATGATAATGGCCGCTTCCAGACCACCCCAGATAATGCGGCCCGACTTTTCGCCAAACTAGCCAACCATGAACTCAACGGCGAGCCATGGGATTCCATGTTGATTGACAAGTTGCGACTCAACAGCCATTCCTTCCTGCGGACCTATCTCTATGAGACAGATTCCTGGAACAAGTCAGGTCTAGGTGCTCCAGAGCAAAATGACGTGGCCACCTTCGTGACCCAGTACGGTAGCTATTCCATTGCCGTCTACACCAACTCCTGGAGTGACTATGATGCCCGTTTCGACCAAGTAGGCCGCCTGTCCCAACGGGTTTATGAGGCCTTCAACCAGATTCGTTCCGACCTCTGGCACCCTTATGACCCAGAGCAGGGCTTCTATCGTTAG